The following DNA comes from Caulobacter mirabilis.
CACGCTGATCGACGGCAGGGCGCCGTCGTTCTCGTCCGTCATGTCCTCGAACGTCCAAAGGGCGCGCGGGGCGTTGTCCTGCCGGTCCATGCCTGGCCCTTGGTCTCCGTGGGCCGGGCGACCCTAGTGGGTCAGCGTTAAGGCCCTCTAACCACGTCCGGCGGCGACCGGGGTCGGTTCATGACGGACTTGAGGCGGCGCGGTTCGAAGCGGCGCCAGACGCGCGCTGTCCTCCCACAGTCTCGCGGCCAGCGCGTCGTCGTGGGCGACGGCCGACGGCCGGGTCTCGATCAGCGCCTCGCCGCGCACCGCCATGTAGCGTCCGCGGAGACCGGCGTAGCGCTCGTCCGTGGCCAGCGCCGCCAGCAGCCGCCCCGAATTCTCGGGCGTGCTGACCCGAGCCGTGCGGCGCACCAGCCGGGGCAGGATGAAGCGGAAGATGAGGCCGGCCGGGCCGGGATAGTCGCGCGCCAACCCCGTGCCGGGCGTGAAGCCCGGGTCCAGGGCGACGGTCGTCAGGTCGGGCCGGCGCTGGCCGAGTTCGCGGGCGGTCATGACGTTCGCCAGCTTGGAGGCGGTGTAGGCCCTTCGGCCACGGGTCATGCGCCGTGGGTCGAGGTCCGGATCCTGCTTCGGCCAGGCCAGCTTGGCGGCGTCGATATGCCGGGGCGGCGGCAGGCCGGTGTCCTCGTCCGGGTCATGCGTCCCGCTGGCGGTCAGGACGATGCGGCCGTTGCGGGCGAGGTGCGGGAGCAGGGCGCGGATCAGCAGGTGATGGGCCAGATGGTTGACCGCGAAGCTGAGCTCGAATCCGTCGGCGCTGGTCGCGTCCGAGACGTTCTGGATACCGGCGTTGAGGATCAGGACGTCAATCTCGGGGTCGTCCGCGAAGGTTGCGGCGAAGGCTTCGACGCTGGCCAGCGACGCCAGGTCGAGCGATCGCGCCTCGAGCCTTCCGGCAAGGTCCGCAGGGAGGCGATCCGGAGCGCGCGCTCCGACGATGAGGGAAACCTTCGGTTCCGCCAGGAGGCGCTTGGCCGCCGCCAGGCCGATTCCCCCTGTGGCGCCTGTCATGACGATCCGCATCCTGGTTCCCCACAAATTGGGTTGGTTGACCAACCAAATGTAGAATGAGGCATGGCCGAAGACAAGCCGTCCGTCAGGCGATCCAGGCGCGAACGGCCTTCTCAATGTCATCGGCGGCGGCGTCGATCGGGAAGGCCGGGTCGGCGAGCCAGCTCAGCATGATCCCGTCGATCGCCGCCTTCAGCAGGCGGCCGATCTCGACGTCCCGTGGGGTTGGGTCCGTTTCGCCCCGCGCGGCGGCCAGGGTCAGGGCCGTCTCGCGAGCCGAGGCGTCGTTCAGGTCGCGCAGGACCTCGGCCAGCGACGGATTGGTCAGGGCCGCAGCGGCGAAGGCGAGGCGGACCTTGAAGAAGTCCCGTTCGGCCTCCAGCGAGGCGCGGGATGTCTTGAAATAGTCCGCCAGTTGGCGCTCCGGCGGCGAGGCTTCGCGGCGACGGGCGGACGCCTCGAGATAGTTGGCCAGCGCCTCGCGCAGCACGGCCTCCAGCAAGGCGGCCTTGCCAGGGAAATGGTAGTGCAGCAGTCCCGGCGTGATGTCGGCTTCCGCGGCGATGACCTTGACGCTCGCCGCTTCCAGGCCGTCGCGGGCGACGACGCGGAAGGCGGCGGCGATCAGGCGTTCGCGAGTGGTTGTCGGCTGGGCGAAGTAGGCGGGCGCGACCATGGCTGTCCGATATGATGTCGAGGTTCGACCATAGAGGGCGGGCGCCGGCGGCGATACGGGGGTTCCCGTCGGCCGCCGCCGGGTCCATATGCGCCCCATGAACGCACCCGTGAAGACGCCCGCCGCCGCCGGTCTGCCCGAGTGGAGCCTCGCCGACCTCTATGCCGGACGGGACGACCCCCGGATCGAGCTGGACCTGGCCGAGGCGAAGAGGGCCAACGACGCCCTGGTCGAACTGGAGGGCGCGTTCGTCGCCAATCGCGACCAGCCGGCCACGCTGGCGGCGCTGATCGAAGAAGGGCTGGCGCTCTATGAGGCGGCCACCAACGGTCTCTGGGCCGTTGGCGCCTATGCGGCGCTGGCCGCTTCGACCGCCCGCGACGATTCCGCCTGGGCCAAGTTCGAGGCCGATCTGCGCGCCCGGTCGTCGCAGATCGCCGCCGAGAGCCTGTTCTTCACGCTCGAACTGAATGCTCTGGAGGACGAGGAGCTCGAGGCCGCCTTCGCCGCCCATGAGCCCCTGGCGCGCTGGCGGCCGTGGATCCGCCGCCTGCGCCTGAGCCGACCGCACGAGCTGTCGCCCGATCTGGAGCGGCTGCTGGTCGACCGCGCGCCAGCCGTGGCCAACTGGACCCGCCTCTATGACGAGACCCTGGCCAAGCTGACGGCGAAGGTCGGTCGCGAATACCTGACCCTGCCCGAGGCTCTGAACCGGCTGTCCGATCCGTCCGCGGCCAAGCGCAAGGCCGCGGCCGAAGGGCTGGCCGAGGCGCTGCACGACCGCGGTCCGACCCAGGCGCTGGTGATGAACACCCTGGCCTTCGAGAAGCAGGTCGAGGACCGCTGGCGGCAGTACGCCTATCCGGCCCAGTCGCGGCACATCGCCAACGAGGTCGACGCCGAGGCGGTCGAGGCCATGGCCGAGGCCGTGGTCGAGGGCTACGCCGCCACCAGCCATCGCTACTACGCCGCCAAGGCCCGGGCGATGGGCCGCAAGCAACTCGACTACTGGGACCGCAACGCCCCGCTCGACGCCGCGGCGCCCAAGACCTACGACTGGGACGAAGCGCGCGGCGTCGTCCTGGAGAGCTTCAGCGCCCTGGCCCCGAAGTTCGCGACCGTGGCCGGGACCTTCTTCGACAAACCCTGGATCGACGCCCGCCCGCGCCCGGGCAAGCAGTCCGGCGCTTACAGCCATCCGGTCACGGCGACCCGCCACCCCTACGTCTTCATGAACTACATGGGCGAGCGGCGGGATGTTCTGACCCTGGCGCACGAGCTGGGCCATGCGGTTCACCAGACCCTCTGCTCGCCGCTGGGCACGCTGCTGGCCGACACGCCGCTGACCCTGGCCGAGACCGCCTCGATCTTCGGCGAGGGGCTGGTGTTCGAGCGGCTGCTGGCCGAAGCCTCGCCCGCCGACCGCAAGGCGCTGCTGGCCGGCAAGATCGAGGACGGGCTCAACACCGTCGTCCGCCAGATCGCCTTCCACCGCTTCGAGACCCGTTTCCACGACCTGCGCGTCGACGGCGAGCTGTCGCCGGACCAGATCGGCGAACTGTGGCTGGAGGCCATGGGCGAGAGTCTGGGGCCGGCGATCAAGCTGAACGAGGGCTACGAGCACTACTGGGCCTACGTCAGCCACTTCGTGCACGCGCCCTTCTACGTCTACGCCTATGCGTTCGGGGACCTGCTGGTCCGCGCGCTCATGAACAAGCGCCGGGAGAACCCGGAGGCCTTCGCGCCGCTCTACGAGGAGCTGCTCGCGGCCGGCGGGACCAAGACCTACGTCGAGGCGCTGGCGCCGTTCGGCCTGGATCCGCGCGAGAAGGCGTTCTGGGCCGCCGGCGTCGCCGAGATCGCCAAGCTGGTCGAGGAGTTCGAGGCCCTGGTCTGAGTCCTCCAGGGACATGCTCCCGCAGGGTGCGTGTCCCCGGCCGCACCCAATGCCGGTCATCCCGGCGAAGGCCGGGACCCAGCTGCAGCCTCGGCGGGCGTCAACCCATCGAAGCTCAGCCCCTTTACCTGGTCCCCGGCCTTCGCCGGGGTGACCGGATGGAGGGGCGCCCAAAGCCCGCTTCCCCCTCGTTCAAACGGTCGTTAGACTTCGAGGCATGTCCGACGATCTCACAGACGCCCAGGCGGGGCAGATACCGGCCGGCTACAAGCCGTTGAACTGGACGCGGGGCTTCGGCCGGCAGATCGGCCCGCTGTACGAGCGCTACCAGGGCGATGTCTGCTCGCTCGGTTTCCGCGTCGAGGAGCACCACACCAACGGTCTCGCCAACTGCCATGGCGGCATGCTGATGACGGTGGCCGACGTCGCCTGGGGGCGGGCCATCTCGGTGGCGCGCTCGCACTTCTGGGTCACCGTCCGGCTGACCTGCGACTTCCTCTCCGGCGCCAAGCTCGGCGAATGGGTCGAGGGCGATTCCGAAATCCTGGCCGAGGAAGACGACGTCTACACCGTGCGCGGCACGCTGCGCGCCGGCGACCGGGTGCTGATGACCGGCACCGCCGTCTACAAGGTGATCGGCCCCCGCGAGCCGCGTCCCGGCGAGAAGGCCTATGTGGAGGCGGCCCGTGGCTGACGGTCAGGAACTGCCGTCGGAGATCGCCGCGCCGCTGGCCCGCTTCAAGGGCGAGAAGCCGGATGCGCCCGCCTGGTTCGACCACGCATTGGCGCAGCCGCCGGAACGCACGACCTTCGCCTTCGAAGGCGCGGACATCGAGCAGCTGACCTGGGGCGACCGGGGCAAGCCCGGCCTGCTCCTGCTCCACGGCAACGGCGCCAGCGCCGACTGGTGGACCTTCATCGCGCCCTTCTTCGCGCAGGACTGGCGGGTGGCGGCCTTCAGCTGGAGCGGCATGGGCCGGTCCGATTGGCGCGACGGCTACAACGCCGACCAGTTCGCCCGCGAAGCCTTCGCCGCCGCAGAGGCCGCTGGCCTCTACGACAACGGCCGGCCGGTCTTCGTCGCCCACTCGTTCGGGGGCTTCCCGACCATGCTGGCGGCCCAGAAGTACGGCGACCGGATGCGGGCGGCGGTGCTTGTCGACTCGGTGGTGCGGCCGCCGGAACGCGAGTGGCGCGGGCCGCCGCGGCGCGCCAACGCCAATCGCGTCTACCCGACCCTGGTCGAGGCGCTCGCCCGCTTCCGGCTGGCGCCGCCGCAGGGGTGCGAGAACCTCTACATCGCCGACTGGATCGCCCGGAACGCGCTGAAGGAGGTCGAGGGCGGCTGGACCTGGCGGTTCGACCCCTTCATGTGGACCTCGTTCCAGATGGAGGATCGCGGCCCGCTGCTCAGCGGCGCGACCTGCCCCGTGGCGATGGTCTGGGGCGACCGGTCGGGGCTCGTGGACGAGGAGATCCTCGACTACATGCGCGGCCTGCTGCCGCCGGGGTCGCCACAGCTGGCCATTCCCGACGCCGATCATCACGTCATGATCGACCAGCCGCTGGCCTTCGTCGCCGCCCTGCGCGGTTTGCTCGCAGGCTGGTCGCTTGAGCCCTGAGGCGTGGCGTTGTAAACGCCCCGCGCAACGAGATTTCACGGACTGGACAATGGCTTCCGATTATCACCGCGGCGAAATGGACATCTCCGAGCAGGTCGCCACCTACGACGGCTTCATGCTCATGACCAAGTGGGGCTCGCTGGCCATCGCCGTGGCCGTGCTGATGCCGACGCTGTGGTTCTGCACCAACGCCGGCTTCTTCGGCGGTTTGGCGGGCGGCGTCGTCACGGCGGTCGTCGGCATCCTGCTTCTGCGCGACAAGAAGCCCGCGGAACACTAGCCTTCCGCTAGGGATGCTGCATCGCGGGAATAATCTTCCGCGACGCAGCATCGATGGGCTCGACAAGGGGCAAGATCATCCCCTAAACAAGCTCCCAAGGACGCGACAGGCAAACTGCGTCCAGAGGGGAGCAGCATGGCAGTCGTCGCCGTCACCAGGGAACGCCGGGCCGGTGAAACGCGGGTCGCCGCGACGCCCGAGACGGTGAAGAAGCTGATCGGTCAGGGCTTCGCCGTGACCGTCGAGTCGGGAGCCGGCGTGACCGCCGCCATTCCCGACGCCGAATACGCCGCCGCCGGCGCCACCGTCGCCAAGACGCTGAAGGACGCCCTGGCCAAGGCCGACGTCCTGTTCAAGGTCCGCGGCCCCGAGGCCGAGGAGCTGGCGGCGCTGAAGCCGGGCGCCTACGTCCTGGCCACGCTCAATCCCTACAATGAACGCGCCACGCTCGAGGGCCTGGCCAAGGCCAAGGCCGGCGCCTTCGCTATGGAGTTCGTGCCGCGGATCACCCGCGCGCAGGTCATGGACGTGCTGTCGTCCCAGGCCAACCTGGCCGGCTACCGCGCCGTGATCGAGGCCTCGGAGGCCTATGGCAAGGCCCTGCCGATGATGATGACCGCCGCCGGCACCGTCGCCGCGGCCAAGGTCTTCATCATGGGCGTCGGGGTCGCCGGCCTGCAGGCCATCGCCACCGCCCGCCGGCTGGGCGCGGTCGTGACCGCCACCGACGTCCGCCCGGCCACCAAGGAACAGGTCGAGTCCCTGGGCGCCAAGTTCCTCGCCGTCGAGGATGAGGAGTTCAAGAACGCCCAGACGGCCGGCGGCTACGCCAAGGAGATGTCGGCGGAGTACCAGGCCAAGCAGGCCGAGCTGCTCTCCAGCCATATCGCCAAGCAGGACATCGTCATCACCACGGCCCTGATCCCGGGGCGCCCGGCGCCCAAGCTGGTCAGCGCCGAGCAGGTGGCCTCGATGAAGCCGGGCTCGGTGATCGTCGACCTGGCCGTCGAACAGGGCGGCAACGTCGTCGGCGCCAAGCTGGGCGAGGTCGCCGAGACCGCGAACGGCGTGAAGATTCTCGGCCGGCCGAACCTGCCCGGCCGCATCGCCGCCGATGCTTCGGCCCTCTACGCCCGCAACCTGCTCGCCTTCGCCGGCCTGCTGCTGGACAAGGACGGCAAGCTGGCTCCGGACTTCGAGGACGAGATCCTCAAGGCCGCGCTGGTCACCAAGGACGGCGCGATCGTCCACGAGCAGCTGAAGACCGCCCCGGCCGCGACGCCGAAGGCCGCGCCCGCGGCCAAGGCGGCTCCGGCGGCCAAGCCTGCCGCCGCCAAGAAGCCGGCTGCTCCCAAGGCGCCGGCTGCGAAGACCGCGCCGGCCAAGGCCGCTGCTCCGAAGGCGGCCGCCCAGAAATCCGCTGCTCCGAAACCCGCCGCCAAGGCGCCCGCCAAACCCAAGGCCGCCGCGGCCAAGCCCGCCGCCAAGCCGGCTCCGAAGAAGAAGTAGAGGTCGCAGACATGGACGCCGTCGATCCCACCGTCTTCCGTCTGGCCATCTTCGTGCTGGCGATCTTCGTCGGCTACTACGTGGTCTGGAGCGTTACGCCCGCCCTGCACACCCCGCTGATGGCCGTCACCAACGCCATCTCCTCGGTGATCATCGTGGGCGCCCTGCTGGCCGCAGCCGCGCACGGCGCGGGCGGCGCCGAGCCGACGACCAACGTCTGGATCTCGAAGGGGGCCGGCGCGCTCGCCGCCGCCTTCGCCGCCGTGAACATCTTCGGCGGCTTCCTGGTCACCCAGCGCATGCTGGCCATGTACAAGAAGAAAGAGCCCGCCAAGGGCAAGAGCGGCCACTAGAGCGCGCCTGGGGGAACTGAAGCCATGAACGCCAACATCGCCGCGCTCGCCTACATCGTCTCCGGCATCCTGTTCATCCTGGCGCTGCGCGGGCTGTCCAGCCCGACGACCAGTCAGGCGGGCAACCGCTACGGCATGATCGGCATGGCCATCGCCGTCGGCGTGACCCTGGCCACCCTGTGGGGCCAGGGCGTGCTGGACGCCGTGACCCTGGCCCTGATCGCCGGCGGCGTCGCCATCGGCGGCATCGTCGGGGCGGTCATCGCCCGCCGGGTCGCCATGACCTCGATGCCGCAGCTGGTCGCCGCCTTCCACAGCCTGGTCGGCATGGCCGCCTGTCTCGTGGCGGTGGCCGCCATCTACACGCCCGAGGCCTACGGCATCGCCGAGCCGAACGGGCACGTCCACCTGCAGTCGCTCATCGAGCTGGCCATCGGCCTGGCCATCGGCGCGGTGACCTTCACCGGTTCGGTGATCGCCTTCGCCAAGCTGAACGGCAACATGTCGGGCGCGCCGATCCTGCTGCCCGCCCGCCACCTGCTGAACATCCTGATCGCCGCCGCCATCGTGGCCCTGGTGGTCGTGCTGGTGGTCAGCGGCGGCGAGGCCAAGTGGGCCTTCTGGGGCATCTTCGCCCTGAGCCTGCTGATCGGGGTCACCCTGATCATCCCGATCGGCGGGGCGGACATGCCGGTCGTGGTGTCGATGCTCAACAGCTACTCCGGCTGGGCGGCAGCGGCGCTGGGCTTCACCCTGCAGAACGTCACCCTGATCATCACCGGCGCGCTGGTCGGCTCGTCGGGCGCCATCCTCAGCTACATCATGTGCAAGGGGATGAACCGCAGCTTCATCTCGGTGATCCTGGGCGGCTTCGGCGCCGACGACGCGGCCGCGGCCGGCGGCGGCAAGGTCGAGACCCGTCCCGTGAAGCAGGGCAGCGCCGACGACGCGGCCTTCATCATGAAGAACGCCAGCAAGGTGATCATCGTCCCGGGCTACGGCATGGCCGTCTCCCAGGCCCAGCACGCCCTGCGCGAGATGGCCGACAAGCTGAAGGAGGAGGGCGTCGAGGTGAAGTACGCCATCCACCCCGTCGCCGGCCGGATGCCGGGCCACATGAACGTGCTGCTGGCCGAAGCGAACGTCCCCTACGACGAAGTCTTCGAGCTGGAGGACATCAACAGCGAGTTCTCGACCGCCGACGTGGCCTTCGTGATCGGCGCCAACGACGTCACCAACCCGGCGGCCAAGACCGACCCGACCAGCGCCATCTTCGGCATGCCGATCCTGGACGTCGAGAAGGCCCGCACCGTCCTGTTCGTGAAGCGCGGCATGGCCAGCGGCTACGCCGGCGTCGAGAACGAGCTCTTCTTCCGCGACAACACCATGATGCTGTTCGCCGACGCCAAGAAGATGGTCGAAGGGATCGTGAAGGGGCTCTAGACCCAGGTCTGCGTCAGCGCTTGAATGCCTCCGAGACGGTCTTCTCGGAGGCGACCATGCGAGCACAGGCGTTTGGACGATATGGGCTGTTTGCGCTGGCCGCCCTTTCGGTTCTCGCTCTGACGGCTTGCGCGGCCCAGCCGCCCGGGACGCCGGGGACGCCCGCCTTCTGGGCCGGCCTGGGACATGGTCTGATCGCCCCGATCGCCTTCGTCGTGAGTCTGTTCAACGACGATGTGCGGATGTACGCCTTTCCGAACGCTGGGCGGTGGTACGATTTCGGCTTCCTGATCGGCTTGTCGTTCTGGGGAGGCGGCGGCGCCGCCGCCGCAAAACGCTGACAGGAAAGCGCCATGGCCTCCGAACCCAAGACCAAGCCCACCGACGCCTCCGTCGCGGACTTCCTCGAGGCTGTGCCCCACCCCGGCCGGCGCGAGGACGGCAAGGTCATCGCGGCGATGCTGACCGAGGTCACCGGCGAACAGCCGGTCATGTGGGGGCCGAGCATCGTCGGCTACGGCCGCTATCGCGGCGCCACCGGCGACTGGCCGCGCATCGGCTTCTCGCCGCGCAAGGGCAACATGGTATTGTACGTGCTGACCGGCGTCGCCGAGGAGGCAGACCTGCTCGACCGGCTGGGGCCGCACAAGACCGGCAAGGCCTGCCTCTACATCAACCGCCTGGCGGACGTGGATGTCGGCGTCCTCCGCCGGATGGCCGAGCTGTGCCTGTCGATCATGAAGGACAGATATCCCGCCTGAGCTCTCGGCGTCGCGGAACGGGAATCTCAAAGGATAGGCTTCCGCGCGCCCAGTTCTGCAGAATCCTCGGGGTTGAATCTCAGGGCCTGACGGAATACATGGCGGCCTCTCCTGGACATATTGTGGCCAGGAAGGGCCAGCATATCGAGGCCCCAGTTCACCCGATGAACGTCGAAGCTGGTGCGTCAGACCTCGTCGCGCCGTGCGTAAAGCTCGACAAAACAGTACGAGGCCGGCCGTTGCTCAACCAGTTGCTTACCCGCGAGAGTCGTTTGCCGCCCCTGTTGGGGACCGGACTCGCGGCCGTCCTCATGGGCGGCGTGGCGTTCGCCACCGCCCAGGCCAGCCTGCCCTCGCAACGGGAGCGTATGGCGGCGCCGATGGTTCCCGCCGTCGCCCCGCCGCTGCCGGAAGCCCGGGGGCATATCGCCCAGGCCCAGCCG
Coding sequences within:
- a CDS encoding SDR family NAD(P)-dependent oxidoreductase; this translates as MTGATGGIGLAAAKRLLAEPKVSLIVGARAPDRLPADLAGRLEARSLDLASLASVEAFAATFADDPEIDVLILNAGIQNVSDATSADGFELSFAVNHLAHHLLIRALLPHLARNGRIVLTASGTHDPDEDTGLPPPRHIDAAKLAWPKQDPDLDPRRMTRGRRAYTASKLANVMTARELGQRRPDLTTVALDPGFTPGTGLARDYPGPAGLIFRFILPRLVRRTARVSTPENSGRLLAALATDERYAGLRGRYMAVRGEALIETRPSAVAHDDALAARLWEDSARLAPLRTAPPQVRHEPTPVAAGRG
- a CDS encoding TetR/AcrR family transcriptional regulator — protein: MVAPAYFAQPTTTRERLIAAAFRVVARDGLEAASVKVIAAEADITPGLLHYHFPGKAALLEAVLREALANYLEASARRREASPPERQLADYFKTSRASLEAERDFFKVRLAFAAAALTNPSLAEVLRDLNDASARETALTLAAARGETDPTPRDVEIGRLLKAAIDGIMLSWLADPAFPIDAAADDIEKAVRAWIA
- a CDS encoding M3 family oligoendopeptidase produces the protein MNAPVKTPAAAGLPEWSLADLYAGRDDPRIELDLAEAKRANDALVELEGAFVANRDQPATLAALIEEGLALYEAATNGLWAVGAYAALAASTARDDSAWAKFEADLRARSSQIAAESLFFTLELNALEDEELEAAFAAHEPLARWRPWIRRLRLSRPHELSPDLERLLVDRAPAVANWTRLYDETLAKLTAKVGREYLTLPEALNRLSDPSAAKRKAAAEGLAEALHDRGPTQALVMNTLAFEKQVEDRWRQYAYPAQSRHIANEVDAEAVEAMAEAVVEGYAATSHRYYAAKARAMGRKQLDYWDRNAPLDAAAPKTYDWDEARGVVLESFSALAPKFATVAGTFFDKPWIDARPRPGKQSGAYSHPVTATRHPYVFMNYMGERRDVLTLAHELGHAVHQTLCSPLGTLLADTPLTLAETASIFGEGLVFERLLAEASPADRKALLAGKIEDGLNTVVRQIAFHRFETRFHDLRVDGELSPDQIGELWLEAMGESLGPAIKLNEGYEHYWAYVSHFVHAPFYVYAYAFGDLLVRALMNKRRENPEAFAPLYEELLAAGGTKTYVEALAPFGLDPREKAFWAAGVAEIAKLVEEFEALV
- a CDS encoding PaaI family thioesterase, whose product is MSDDLTDAQAGQIPAGYKPLNWTRGFGRQIGPLYERYQGDVCSLGFRVEEHHTNGLANCHGGMLMTVADVAWGRAISVARSHFWVTVRLTCDFLSGAKLGEWVEGDSEILAEEDDVYTVRGTLRAGDRVLMTGTAVYKVIGPREPRPGEKAYVEAARG
- a CDS encoding alpha/beta fold hydrolase, translating into MADGQELPSEIAAPLARFKGEKPDAPAWFDHALAQPPERTTFAFEGADIEQLTWGDRGKPGLLLLHGNGASADWWTFIAPFFAQDWRVAAFSWSGMGRSDWRDGYNADQFAREAFAAAEAAGLYDNGRPVFVAHSFGGFPTMLAAQKYGDRMRAAVLVDSVVRPPEREWRGPPRRANANRVYPTLVEALARFRLAPPQGCENLYIADWIARNALKEVEGGWTWRFDPFMWTSFQMEDRGPLLSGATCPVAMVWGDRSGLVDEEILDYMRGLLPPGSPQLAIPDADHHVMIDQPLAFVAALRGLLAGWSLEP
- a CDS encoding aa3-type cytochrome c oxidase subunit IV, which gives rise to MASDYHRGEMDISEQVATYDGFMLMTKWGSLAIAVAVLMPTLWFCTNAGFFGGLAGGVVTAVVGILLLRDKKPAEH
- a CDS encoding Re/Si-specific NAD(P)(+) transhydrogenase subunit alpha, which gives rise to MAVVAVTRERRAGETRVAATPETVKKLIGQGFAVTVESGAGVTAAIPDAEYAAAGATVAKTLKDALAKADVLFKVRGPEAEELAALKPGAYVLATLNPYNERATLEGLAKAKAGAFAMEFVPRITRAQVMDVLSSQANLAGYRAVIEASEAYGKALPMMMTAAGTVAAAKVFIMGVGVAGLQAIATARRLGAVVTATDVRPATKEQVESLGAKFLAVEDEEFKNAQTAGGYAKEMSAEYQAKQAELLSSHIAKQDIVITTALIPGRPAPKLVSAEQVASMKPGSVIVDLAVEQGGNVVGAKLGEVAETANGVKILGRPNLPGRIAADASALYARNLLAFAGLLLDKDGKLAPDFEDEILKAALVTKDGAIVHEQLKTAPAATPKAAPAAKAAPAAKPAAAKKPAAPKAPAAKTAPAKAAAPKAAAQKSAAPKPAAKAPAKPKAAAAKPAAKPAPKKK
- a CDS encoding NAD(P) transhydrogenase subunit alpha, which translates into the protein MDAVDPTVFRLAIFVLAIFVGYYVVWSVTPALHTPLMAVTNAISSVIIVGALLAAAAHGAGGAEPTTNVWISKGAGALAAAFAAVNIFGGFLVTQRMLAMYKKKEPAKGKSGH
- a CDS encoding NAD(P)(+) transhydrogenase (Re/Si-specific) subunit beta; translated protein: MNANIAALAYIVSGILFILALRGLSSPTTSQAGNRYGMIGMAIAVGVTLATLWGQGVLDAVTLALIAGGVAIGGIVGAVIARRVAMTSMPQLVAAFHSLVGMAACLVAVAAIYTPEAYGIAEPNGHVHLQSLIELAIGLAIGAVTFTGSVIAFAKLNGNMSGAPILLPARHLLNILIAAAIVALVVVLVVSGGEAKWAFWGIFALSLLIGVTLIIPIGGADMPVVVSMLNSYSGWAAAALGFTLQNVTLIITGALVGSSGAILSYIMCKGMNRSFISVILGGFGADDAAAAGGGKVETRPVKQGSADDAAFIMKNASKVIIVPGYGMAVSQAQHALREMADKLKEEGVEVKYAIHPVAGRMPGHMNVLLAEANVPYDEVFELEDINSEFSTADVAFVIGANDVTNPAAKTDPTSAIFGMPILDVEKARTVLFVKRGMASGYAGVENELFFRDNTMMLFADAKKMVEGIVKGL
- a CDS encoding DUF1801 domain-containing protein, which encodes MASEPKTKPTDASVADFLEAVPHPGRREDGKVIAAMLTEVTGEQPVMWGPSIVGYGRYRGATGDWPRIGFSPRKGNMVLYVLTGVAEEADLLDRLGPHKTGKACLYINRLADVDVGVLRRMAELCLSIMKDRYPA